In Oryza sativa Japonica Group chromosome 3, ASM3414082v1, one DNA window encodes the following:
- the LOC4332602 gene encoding ocs element-binding factor 1, whose translation MSVAPATEGSARRSAAAAAAEEEERQRNRKRSNRLSAQRSRIKKQQYVDGLAVEAEQLRRENDAMRAGAGAVLQRCRLVEQENRVLAAHARELCSALQLRASQLRLLGEVAGVPLDVPDVADHLVQLYGGDLGMTPLSPPPLLPPLPPQIEMLYFQPDSVMDPVSMLQGYENI comes from the coding sequence ATGTCAGTTGCGCCGGCGACGGAAGGGTCCGCAcgccgctcggcggcggcggcggcggcggaggaggaggagcggcagcgCAACCGGAAGAGGTCGAACCGGCTGTCGGCGCAGAGGTCCCGCATAAAGAAGCAGCAGTACGTGGACGGGCTGGCCGTGGAGGCGGAGCAGCTCCGGCGGGAGAACGACGCCatgcgcgccggcgccggcgccgtgctgCAGCGGTGCCGCCTGGTCGAGCAGGAGAACCGGGTGCtcgccgcgcacgcgcgcgaGCTGTGCAGCGCGCTCCAGCTCCGCGCCTCGCAGCTCCGCCTGCTCGGGGAGGTGGCAGGCGTGCCCCTCGACGTGCCCGACGTCGCCGACCACCTCGTGCAGCTCTACGGCGGCGACCTGGGGATGACGCCGctctcgccaccgccgctgctgccgccgctgccgccacagaTCGAGATGCTGTACTTCCAGCCAGACTCGGTCATGGATCCGGTCAGTATGCTGCAGGGCTACGAAAACATATGA
- the LOC4332603 gene encoding calvin cycle protein CP12-1, chloroplastic, whose product MATILAVAAMATFQAPTTLPGPLAPTLPVRRNVVSFAGRRQGRALGRLAVVVAAGSPTPPELAQKVSESIKQAEETCAGDPEGGECAAAWDEVEELSAAASHARDRKKDSDPLEEYCKDNPETDECRTYED is encoded by the coding sequence ATGGCAACCATCCTCGCCGTGGCCGCCATGGCCACCTTCCAGGCTCCGACGACCCTCCCGGGGCCCCTGGCTCCTACGCTACCGGTTCGCCGGAACGTCGTGTcgttcgccggccgccggcaggGGCGCGCGCTGGGAAGGCTGGCGGTGGTGGTCGCGGCgggctcgccgacgccgccggagcTGGCGCAGAAGGTGTCGGAGAGCATCAAGCAGGCGGAGGAGACGTGCGCGGGCGACCCGGAGGGCGGCGagtgcgcggcggcgtgggacgaggtggaggagctcagcgccgccgccagccacgcGCGCGACCGCAAGAAGGACAGCGACCCGCTCGAGGAGTACTGCAAGGACAACCCGGAGACCGACGAGTGCCGCACCTACGAAGACTGA
- the LOC4332604 gene encoding bifunctional TENA2 protein, whose amino-acid sequence MDGGGVEAAMDGGGVEAATTAAWMARHRGMYERATRHPFTVSIRDGTVDLSAFRRWLGQDYMFVKEFVAFLASVLLKCCRQSDGSDMEIILGGLASLSDELSWFKKEAEKWSVNLAEVSPLKSNTEYCRFLQSFSEPEISYVVAITTFWIIETVYQDSFAFCIEEGNKTPPELLGTCQRWGSPEFKQYCQSLQRIADRCLAEASADAARSAEEAFLRVLELEIGFWDMSSSRS is encoded by the exons atggacggcggcggggtcgaggcggcgatggacggcggcggggtcgaggcggcgacgacggcggcgtggatGGCGCGGCACCGGGGGATGTACGAGCGGGCCACGAGGCACCCGTTCACCGTCTCCATCCGCGACGGCACCGTCGACCTGTCCGCCTTCAGACGCTGGCTG GGCCAGGACTACATGTTTGTGAAGGAATTTGTTGCGTTTCTAGCTAGTGTACTGCTCAAGTGTTGCAGACAGTCAGATGGCTCGGACATGGAAATAATACTCGGTGGCTTAGCTTCCCTTAGTGATGAGCTCTCTTGGTTCAAGAAGGAAGCTGAAAAATGGAGTGTTAATCTAGCTGAAGTTTCTCCTCTGAAATCCAATACAGAATACTGCAG GTTTCTCCAAAGCTTCAGCGAGCCAGAGATCAGCTACGTTGTTGCCATAACTACCTTTTGGATAATTGAAACCGTGTACCAGGATAGCTTTGCTTTCTGTATAGAAGAAGGCAACAAGACGCCACCTGAACTCCTGGGGACCTGCCAGAGATGGGGAAGCCCTGAGTTCAAGCAGTACTGCCAGTCTCTGCAGAGAATTGCAGATCGCTGCCTCGCAGAAGCGTCAGCTGATGCTGCGAGGAGTGCTGAAGAGGCCTTCCTTCGGGTGCTTGAGCTGGAAATTGGTTTCTGGGACATGAGCTCTTCTCGATCATGA
- the LOC4332605 gene encoding uncharacterized LOC4332605: MLDIQKRRVQLLLFIVGVLALSMTAEKFRELVGKEEASKSGQFTFMNCFDMGSGSLACAVKEGIKLYVYNLQTAHTERVRHRAIEKALADAVTEGLSAAEAAKQAQKVGAKAAKVAARQAKRILGPIISSGWDFFEAMYFGGSMTEGFLRGTGTLFGTYVGGFHGEERLGRFGYLTGSHLGSWVGGRIGLMIYDVINGLKYMLQFVKPEYEASAYYSKESTEYAYSYRSGEREEPTYYETSEENQEESQGFSLF, encoded by the exons ATGCTGGACATCCAGAAGCGACGCGTCCAGCTGCTGCTGTTCATCGTGGGCGTCCTCGCGCTCAGCATGACCG CTGAGAAGTTCAGGGAACTTGTCGGGAAGGAGGAAGCATCAAAGAGTGGACAGTTTACGTTCATGAACTGTTTTGATATGGGCTCAGGCAGCCTTGCGTGCGCAGTGAAGGAGGGCATCAAGTTGTATGTCTACAACCTCCAAACTGCACATACGGAAAGGGTGAGGCACCGGGCCATTGAGAAAGCATTGGCTGATGCTGTGACAGAAGGCCTGTCTGCCGCTGAGGCAGCAAAGCAAGCTCAGAAGGTTGGTGCGAAAGCCGCAAAAGTGGCAGCTCGTCAAGCCAAGAGGATATTGGGGCCGATAATTTCTTCTGGTTGGGACTTCTTTGAAGCCATGTACTTCGGTGGAAGCATGACTGAAGGTTTTCTCCGAGGTACCGGCACCCTATTTGGAACCTATGTAGGTGGGTTCCATGGTGAGGAGAGGCTGGGGAGGTTTGGTTATCTTACAGGAAGCCATCTGGGCAGTTGGGTTGGTGGAAGAATTGGATTGATGATTTACGATGTCATAAATGGCTTGAAGTATATGCTTCAGTTTGTCAAGCCAGAGTATGAAGCATCAGCATATTATTCAAAAGAGAGTACAGAGTATGCATATAGTTATAGAAGTGGGGAAAGAGAGGAGCCAACATATTATGAGACATCAGAAGAGAATCAGGAGGAATCGCAGGGGTTCAGTTTGTTCTGA